A segment of the Mugil cephalus isolate CIBA_MC_2020 chromosome 13, CIBA_Mcephalus_1.1, whole genome shotgun sequence genome:
TGACTTATATGAGAGAGTTTCTCCTTGCCTTCCTGCTTGTTCCAGCGGTTTCAGACGGGTTTTgcaaagcgtcttgagacaatttgtaatgtaactgaattaaattgatgttttgttaattttgttaATAGTGAACCAATCGacctctgtttggttttgtctATAAGGacagagatttattttgtaAGTCAAGTTACTTATGTTTTTTGAGCTCTGAAGATCACAACAGCATCTTAAACCATAAACAGTCAGACTCCTCTGATAAAAGGTTAGCTAAAAAACACTATAATAAAATCATATTACATCCGACAATGCTCTAAGCGTCTTTGGAGGATTTATGATGTGCACCGTGCTTATTAAATTAGTTAAATGTCATGCAATATCATCTGAGAACGATTTAATTGGTCCCAAATTCACTTAGTATGAGACCACACAAACAGTAAGAGTCTTAACGGACAATCTATctacaagaagaacaagggCTCCAGCAACAGACAGTATGTCCCCCACTGAGTCCTGATCTCTGCATCATCAATCACCTACCAAGTACCTTGAAGAACAAAAGTGCACTTAAGATAACTGCCGCTCTTCTAAggtttgtttgtagtttttttttttcgtttgctGCATTTTGTATGACGTTAACAGCGACATTAAAACTACAACTGGATGTTATTTAAAGCAATTCATATCCCTGTCAACATTGTGAATAGTGTTATACGTGCAACAAGCACAAAATGTTCGTGAGTTAATCACGTGGACTGATGAACTTCAGAGAACAGCGCcgctgtgtttctgtgcatggTGAAATTTTGTTCCATCTCTCTTCCTCAGCGAGCTACAAgaccaaataaatatttagttgaACTGTTTACATGGGAGACGTCAGACAGTTTGCGTTGGCTTAACGATGGTGTACTTACCAGATTTTACTAACAATCGCCAGAGGCATTAATATGAGCACTCCAGCAAGTAGCAGGGTTGCAAATCCATACAGAAGATATTCTGAAAAGACATAACATTCATCGTTActtacatttaaaattgtgACAACTTGGAAATAATTCTAATCATGTTACGATGAGCATAATAGAAATCTACCATGTGACCCTGCATGCTGAGcgtcattgacttcaggaggttTAGGGTCACCACTGCCTTTGATGTCCTTGTGATGTGAAGATATtactgaaataaacacagaatcTCTTTACAAtgatttcaataaaataatttcatcaaatttttttttttaagactgtgGAAATCAAAATTGAACTCactgaaatgtgatttattgtgaaatgtgttttgaatcATATTGCACATCCGTAGGTCATTGTTGTGCACTCCCTTGCAGGTGCAAGGATGGTGAAGTGCTGTGCCCAAAGTACCCACAAAGGCCATTTTACATTCAGAATCTGTGCCGTGGATAAGAGTTGGATCCATCTGAATGAAACATCCTTCTCTTTGGAGGTCATGGTCGCTGCACTGGGCTTCTTCGGGGCTCCAGCATTTGGCTTGGAAGGTTTTTAACAGACGCCTGAGAaatcatataaaaacacatttatgagCTATGTTGGAAGCATCTCAGAGAGAACAGCATAACAAAGAGTTTCGCCCACACAATAGATGATattaaaactgtaaatgtgttacaATAAAGGcaattaaaatatgtttgtaaAATCTGTAAAACGTGCAAATTGGGATTATGTTCTAAAAACATTCCCACTGCGTCAAcccaaaaacaatattaaaacatCCGCGTTCTGTAGAAATAAACTTTACGTCCACACACTGCCCCTAATGATCCCGTCCCGGCACTTTTCGTGGTACCTCGCTGCCATCTGTATGTGGAAAGGTGAATGGAAGGCAGATGGTAAACGGTGCTTGATTTGTGTTTCACAGCCTGAGCTCTTCCTCAACAGTCTGTTGACAGGTTAAGAGTCACATCAATTCCAGTGCAGGTTTGCCAGCATCCCATTTTAGACGCTTACTACCTCCTGTTTCGATATTGGTATATTGGCAAAAACCCTCCGCCATCATCTTTCCACAAAAAAGAATCAAAGGTGAATCCTCATTGATTCTAACAACCTTGTCATTATCATTATCCTTATCCAAGACCCAGGACGCGGCTGTTCAATATGTCCTTCCTTCACTGTACGTGAGGGTCTCTTAATTCTTATGTTGACTTTTATACtgactcatgtttttgtttcacaccCTTCACTCTGATTCACCTGCGTAACGCAGTCAATGTTGCTTCCAGCTTCTCTAGTCCCACACCTACTCATTCTGACTGTTATCATTACATGGTGCCTGCTTCAGAATGTTGCAATAATCCTGAAATAAAAGTTcacaataactttttttttttaaataggctATTTTACAGGTTCATGATTCTATTTTAACGGTAAAGTACTATAGGTTTACCTGCTTTAATATTAACAATACCCGTTATTTTTGCCCCAATGGCTGATTGCTACAGCATCTCTTTTCATCTTCTGTCTGAAATGCTCCATTTAAGCGTccgttttttttaaaggcctcCCTTCCAAAAGGCTCGTCTGGTCTGCTGTGATTGGTCAACTGTGCAACTGTGTTGTTTGGGTCAGTGTGTGTCATTGTAAGCTAGCCACTGGCTTTGATTTAGGGAATGTGTTACGTAGTGACATGTACAGTAGACAGGCCCATAGAGCCAtcaagtccaaaaaaaaaaaaaaaatgctccttGACATTAATCTGTACTAAAGACTACAACACAGTTTCCCTCCAATACAAAGAAAGTTTGTCCCATCATTTCTGTGGCGGGAAAAAGGCGAATGCGCAACAGTTGCACAAACATGAATATGATGGACTTtgtatctttgcaaacattttatGCACACAACAAAGCTAAATAACACACTTAAGGAAGTAGAAAACTCCCATCGTTTCTTCTAACCACATAACATGGCCCATTTATTGACTGCTTTCTGTTTACTTCCTATCGTAGGCTACAACATACCTGCAGTTACTGTCCTCAACACACCGGTTAACAGCATCCTGGCAGATCCAGGTTTCATCTCCACATGTGCCGCTGTGCAGATCGGTTTTCGTCTGCAAACAGCTCTGATCTGCAGCATCGCACTCACACATGACCAGCATCTCCACAAGATTCTGTGGCATGTCTCCATAGAACTGCTGAGTTGCCTGCCGACAGCCCTCGCTGCCACACTGCTCCCCCATACACGCCTGGAGGACGGGCGCCAGGTTCCTGTTGCAAACTGCATCGCCGATGCAAACTCGAAATCGTTCGAAGCAGGATCCACCAGCGTCGTAAACTACAGAAACACTGGTGGTGAATGAGTTTCAAAGGCAGCATTCTTTAACAATCGTATAGGTCAACATCATGAAATCATACCATAATCTATTAAAGTGCTCGACTGCCAGGCTGCCACTGTGCTCCTCTTCTGCTGTACCGCTGTTCAAATAATAGGGAACATGATTAGCTCGTCTTCAACAAAAACCTTTCAAAATTATCTGTTGTGTAAGACACAACCTGCAGCACAGTTCATACATTAGGTCACCTTTggtaaacaaaaatgtaatttcagacATAAATGCTTATCTCGTGCTCCTCTGAGAACACTGCACCTGGCTTCGGTTGGCATTGTGTGGCTAGCACTTGTATGGAGTCACAAAGCTCCTCCTCCCAGTCGCACACACACCCTTGCAGCGAAGGTAATTGGTCCAGTATGGTCTGGATGGTCATGTTACACACCTCTGAGCCTTTTATTTGGCACGCTTCATCttgaatgacacaaacacaagagggAGGTTGAAAAACAGGATTTTCCATAAGCATTCCATTGTTTCTGTAACAGGTGTTTCCTCTGTGCTGCCCTGCATGAATAATTTTTCTCATTAAGGCTGTTTATATTTTGATCAATTTAATTCAGTAGCATTCAGTTTGATTCtaacataaaaacagacataCTGCAAATTTACACAGTAAAGTGTATTCTCTGTCCATTTATGTTGCTACATGCCCCAGGTCGCACCCTCAGCTATTACAtgaaacaacacaattaaattcAACAGTCTAATGTGCTGATCATCCTCAATAAAATGCACTCACTATATAATTACAAGGAAAACAATGTGTTCCGATTGTAATAGAAAAAGTTATTTACCCTCACAGATGCCGCCATAAAATGCCCTTTCGCTCCTGCATAAATCCGACATGCAGGTGttaacagcagcaaaacagtcaGGGGATGGAGATGAAATGCTGTCGCTGGATATCTGAGTGATAATCCCTAAAATACAAGAACatgtgaaaaatgtcttttactGACTTTCAATTGATTTCATTGCATTCAGCTGTGATTACTTTTTTCTTTAGTATTAAAAGTATTTTGTGATGGTTGACTGATCACTGACCACTGATTAAGACACACTTTGGTTCAACCCTTGGTTTTAATCACCTGTcaacacattttacattaagGCAAATTGCACATGGTAGCAAGTAACGGCCGAGCTGAGACTTACCAAGTACGACTGCAGCTTCCAGATGTATCAGTTGCATGATATTGCTGGGGTTAAAGCTGTGAGTGGACAACTGAAGCTCAGCTGCATCTGATCTCGCTCTCTTGTTGGTGTGAGTCCTTGAGCCGGGACACACCACCCACAGTGAACAGGATGTAACACGTTTAGTGGAGGCTGTACCCTGCAGAGCGCAATAAAATGACAGGCGATCTGTGATGTAAACAGACCTGAGCGATGACAACAAATATTTTCCTGTGATAGTCATATTCAACTGAATTTCTTTACAACAGTTAGATAAAATGTGGTGTTAGGTTAACGCTGAACTTTTTAACTATTTCTATGTTAGAAAATGTTGCATGTAGTGATAGTGATAAATCAACTCCACCTGATCTTGGCTGCAGCCCGTTTTGATGTTCTTCAGCTCAGGGTTTTAGTTTGCTGACCTGCATCTTCAATTTGACATTTGCTTTGATTTGGTCTCTTTAACCTGCTTTCAgtgcacatatttttattttttatttgtttgtggttgTCTTGCTACAAAGTCACCCATCTAGGAGGGGACAGCTTTGGCTCCAGCTTATTCCTGTTGTCCCTAGGTGGCTATATAAGATTTTCACACATATTGATTTCACCTGATATTTGAGCAGATTTACAAGGTCTTTACCTATAGATAGTGTGATACCCTTGGCAATGAGAAACAGGGGAGTACTGAAGCGTGCCCCGGtcacagctgaaagaaaacGTCAGCGtgcactttttcatttttatttgttttcacaaatCGCATTTTCACAGGAGaacagcagaacactgtgttCCTCGAATCAGCCAGAAAACATACCCCGTGTTCACCTCTCTTTACCAAGtttacctttctttcttttttgttatttgttaagGACTGAACAAAAATAAGGAGGAGACCATAAACAGACTTTACGAAAACAGGTCGCTGCAGTACATCCGCTGCAAAGAgtgaactgaaaacaaatagaGACACTCCCAAAACTGGTTAGAGCTGATATAAATAAGGTCAAGGAAGTAGTGACTGAGTAAAACTGTGATTGATGGCCGTCAGAAAGCGTcttgtcaaacaaacaaaagtaacGATTATCGACAACGGTTTGGGTTCTGATTTTGTACCTTTTGTAAACAAagaatatttcacttttttttttttcttctgatgagAAATCAAACCAAAACAGCATTACACGTGaaaactgcctttttttaaCATCATTAAGTAGTCTGGattacagaaataaatcatGTAACACAGCATGATTAACTACCTTTGACTGTCAAAAGCCTGCAAAGCCAACGAGAGATTATTACTAGTTATAAAAGGCGTAgttgttttcaaaaaatatatgcaaTCAAAGAAATTACAGGAACATTAAAAGATCACAAAACACTCAAATGACGGGAAACTGAATtcaaaatacataataaaatatt
Coding sequences within it:
- the gfral gene encoding GDNF family receptor alpha-like, giving the protein MQLIHLEAAVVLGIITQISSDSISSPSPDCFAAVNTCMSDLCRSERAFYGGICEDEACQIKGSEVCNMTIQTILDQLPSLQGCVCDWEEELCDSIQVLATQCQPKPAVQQKRSTVAAWQSSTLIDYVYDAGGSCFERFRVCIGDAVCNRNLAPVLQACMGEQCGSEGCRQATQQFYGDMPQNLVEMLVMCECDAADQSCLQTKTDLHSGTCGDETWICQDAVNRCVEDSNCRRLLKTFQAKCWSPEEAQCSDHDLQREGCFIQMDPTLIHGTDSECKMAFVGTLGTALHHPCTCKGVHNNDLRMCNMIQNTFHNKSHFIISSHHKDIKGSGDPKPPEVNDAQHAGSHEYLLYGFATLLLAGVLILMPLAIVSKICSLRKRDGTKFHHAQKHSGAVL